DNA sequence from the Agrobacterium tumefaciens genome:
ATATTGATCCGACCAGAACCACGGGAGGGCGGCAAAGGCTTCGTTCGCGCCAAGACTATTGCGCGCAGCAATTTCCGCCTGATGGCGGGCATTGCGCCAGCTTTCGAACCGGATATGTCCGCCAATGGCCTGCGAGACGGCCGCGCAATCGCCTGCCGCAAAGATATGGGGATCGCTGGTGCACAGAAACGCATCGGTCAGAATGCCGTTGCCGGTTGCAAGCCCCGCCGCTTCGGCCAGGGCGATATTGGGCACGACACCGATGGCGGAGACGACAATATCGGCCGGCACGCGCCCACCGTCGGTCAGCAGGACTGCTTCCGGTGTAATGTCCGCCACTCCCTGACCCAGATGGAAATGCACCCCTTCATCGCGATGGCGCGCATGTATCTTTTCGGCAAAACGCGGCGGAACCGCCCGGCCAAGCGGTCGTGCTGCCGCTTCGATAACGCTGACCATAAGCCCCTTGCCGCGCAGCACCGCCGCAAGCTCCATTCCGATCAGTCCCCCGCCTATGATCGCGATCCTTGCGCCGCTATCGGCGCGGGAAAAAATCGCTTCCGCATCCGCATGGGTGCGGAAATTGAGCGCCTGTGCGGCACCGGGGCAGGTGAGTGTTCGCGGCTGCGCCCCGGTTGCGAGCAGCAGCCTGTCATAGCCAAGCACCTGCCCGTCATCTAGTCTCACGGTTCGGCCTTTCGCATCGATCCGGGTCGCCGATACGCCCTGACGATAGGAGATGCGGGCGGCTTCCAGCGCGCCGTCCGCGCAGATGGGTTTCATCCGCACGGCACCTTCGAGCGGCTTGGAAAGCGGCGGCCGTTCATAGGGCGGATGCGGCTCGGTGCCGACCAGCGTGATGTTGCCTGCAAAGCCCGTTTCGCGCAGCGTAAAGGCGGCGCGCGTGCCCGCCTCGCCGGCGCCGATGATGACGATTGCGTCCATGGTATCTCCGTCAGAAGGGGCCGGCGCGCTTTTCATGGCGCACCGGCTGGGGGAGGGTCAGTTGCGGCTGGCGTAGTCGGTCATGTTTTTCCGCGTCACCAGTTCGAAAGGAACCATGACCTGCTTGTCGACCGGCGTGCCGCGCATCAGGGCGACGGCGGCGTCGAGCGCGCTCGTCGATTGCCCCTTGGCGTTCTGGAACACCGTGGCGTCAAGATCGCCGGCGGCCATGGAAGCAAGCCCGTCCGGGGTGGCGTCGATGCCGATGACGATGACATCATCCATCGAAACGCTCGCCGCCTTCAGCGCCTGCACCGCGCCGATCGCCATTTCGTCATTATTGGCGAAGACGACGTCGATGGGCCGGCCGGCGGTGATCCAGTTCGTCGTCATGTCCATGGCGTTTGTCCG
Encoded proteins:
- a CDS encoding NAD(P)/FAD-dependent oxidoreductase; translated protein: MDAIVIIGAGEAGTRAAFTLRETGFAGNITLVGTEPHPPYERPPLSKPLEGAVRMKPICADGALEAARISYRQGVSATRIDAKGRTVRLDDGQVLGYDRLLLATGAQPRTLTCPGAAQALNFRTHADAEAIFSRADSGARIAIIGGGLIGMELAAVLRGKGLMVSVIEAAARPLGRAVPPRFAEKIHARHRDEGVHFHLGQGVADITPEAVLLTDGGRVPADIVVSAIGVVPNIALAEAAGLATGNGILTDAFLCTSDPHIFAAGDCAAVSQAIGGHIRFESWRNARHQAEIAARNSLGANEAFAALPWFWSDQYDLGLQVAGLPQPGHQSVIRPLGNGELEFFLEDGQLVAAAGLGVGNTVARDIKLAEMLIAAGINPDPESLADPGVNLKTLLKSARAA